The following proteins are encoded in a genomic region of Porphyrobacter sp. CACIAM 03H1:
- a CDS encoding exodeoxyribonuclease III, with protein MLSVATWNINSARLRVGLIEKLLTEAAPDILCLQEIKCESHLFPAEALAALGYTHQAVSGQKGYHGVATVSRVPIREVTRHDWQDNGEARHIGVEVLGKDLLIENVYVPAGGDVPDREVNPKFGQKLDFLGRMTRWADTLDRPTLIVGDFNIAPLESDVWSHKQLLKVVSHTPIEVETLGRFQDAHGWVDLGRQHIPAPGRYYSWWSYRNPGWQENDKGRRLDHMWASPAVAQQARAHRVIEEARAWEQPSDHVPLVTEFDI; from the coding sequence ATGCTGTCTGTCGCCACCTGGAACATCAACTCCGCGCGCCTGCGCGTGGGCCTCATCGAGAAGCTGCTCACCGAGGCCGCGCCCGACATCCTGTGCCTGCAGGAGATCAAGTGCGAGAGCCACCTGTTTCCGGCCGAGGCACTGGCCGCGCTCGGCTACACCCATCAGGCGGTGAGCGGGCAGAAGGGCTACCACGGCGTCGCCACGGTCAGCCGCGTGCCCATCCGCGAGGTCACCCGCCACGACTGGCAGGACAATGGCGAGGCGCGGCACATCGGGGTCGAGGTGCTGGGCAAGGACCTGCTGATCGAGAACGTCTACGTCCCCGCCGGCGGCGACGTGCCCGACCGGGAGGTGAACCCCAAGTTCGGGCAGAAGCTCGACTTCCTCGGGCGGATGACGCGGTGGGCGGACACGCTCGACCGCCCGACGCTGATCGTCGGCGATTTCAACATCGCCCCGCTCGAAAGTGACGTGTGGAGCCACAAGCAGCTGCTGAAGGTCGTCAGCCACACGCCGATCGAGGTCGAGACGCTGGGCCGGTTCCAGGATGCCCACGGCTGGGTCGACCTCGGCCGCCAGCACATCCCCGCGCCCGGGCGCTACTATTCGTGGTGGAGCTATCGCAATCCGGGCTGGCAGGAGAACGACAAGGGCCGCCGCCTCGACCACATGTGGGCCTCGCCCGCCGTGGCGCAGCAGGCGCGCGCGCACCGCGTGATCGAGGAGGCGCGGGCGTGGGAGCAGCCGTCCGATCACGTGCCGCTGGTGACGGAGTTCGACATCTGA
- the ribA gene encoding GTP cyclohydrolase II — MDALRHGWPLAFAGGPVLLPVETAIAQGARAPRMLISAARAATLKLANQREAAVPHAPVLIAGGEDFSLREALPIADPALDLGNPLKGPFKAVSLDWAETAAAALELARIAGILPAFLVDPAEAGEAVPVAVSDLAAYADAGQLRIVTRAHLPVSACEEAEIVAFRSAADLREHVALIIGTQSGDRLPLVRLHSECLTGDILGSLKCDCGPQLDAALHAMAHEARDSGGWGVLLYMRQEGRGIGLVNKLRAYRLQDQGFDTVEANQRLGLPDEARDFPLAARMLELLGATTIRLLTNNPAKVRALEAAGITVSERVPHQLPENPHNARYLATKRDRSGHLLI; from the coding sequence GTGGACGCCCTGCGCCACGGCTGGCCGCTGGCCTTCGCGGGCGGGCCCGTCCTGCTGCCGGTCGAGACCGCGATCGCCCAAGGCGCGCGCGCACCGCGAATGCTGATCTCGGCGGCGCGCGCGGCGACATTGAAGCTCGCCAACCAGCGCGAGGCCGCGGTGCCGCACGCGCCGGTGCTGATCGCGGGGGGCGAGGACTTCTCCCTGCGCGAGGCGCTGCCGATCGCCGACCCGGCGCTTGATCTCGGCAATCCGCTGAAAGGCCCGTTCAAGGCGGTGAGCCTCGACTGGGCCGAGACTGCCGCCGCGGCGCTCGAACTGGCGCGGATCGCCGGAATCCTGCCCGCCTTCCTCGTCGATCCGGCGGAAGCGGGCGAGGCGGTGCCGGTCGCCGTGTCGGACCTTGCCGCCTATGCCGATGCGGGCCAGCTGCGGATCGTCACCCGCGCACACCTGCCGGTTTCGGCCTGCGAGGAGGCGGAGATCGTCGCCTTCCGTTCGGCGGCGGACCTGCGCGAGCACGTGGCGCTGATCATCGGCACGCAAAGCGGCGACCGCCTGCCGCTGGTGCGGCTCCATTCCGAGTGCCTGACCGGCGACATCCTCGGCAGCCTCAAGTGCGACTGCGGCCCGCAACTCGATGCCGCACTCCACGCCATGGCGCACGAGGCGCGCGATTCGGGCGGGTGGGGCGTGCTGCTCTACATGCGGCAGGAGGGGCGCGGCATCGGCCTCGTCAACAAGCTGCGCGCCTACCGCCTGCAGGACCAGGGCTTCGACACGGTCGAGGCCAACCAGCGCCTCGGCCTGCCCGATGAGGCGCGCGATTTCCCCCTGGCGGCGCGGATGCTGGAGCTGCTGGGGGCGACGACGATCCGGCTGCTGACGAACAATCCCGCAAAGGTCCGCGCGCTCGAGGCGGCGGGGATCACGGTCAGCGAGCGGGTGCCGCACCAGCTCCCCGAAAATCCCCACAACGCGCGCTATCTGGCGACCAAGCGCGACCGGTCGGGGCATTTGCTGATCTGA
- a CDS encoding acyl-CoA dehydrogenase family protein, with the protein MNAPANLAAPANPGMDEETFEQFAEQLARYVRERLIPAEPQVIAEDRIPDAILNEMREMGLFGLSVPEEYGGAGLNMTQYARVVNIMAYAAPAYRSIFSINVGMFASALKNGATEAQKAEWYPQIAAGKIACFGLTEPGSGSDSAAMATTATPDPDGNGWILNGTKRYITNAPHADVALIMARTSKEALPKNAHVSAFLVPMNTPGVSTGSPDRKMGQSGSHISDIMLDDVRVPGDALLGGETGKGFVFAMKSLDNGRISVGAAATGYARRALDSALRYANERKAFGEPIANFQLIQQMLADSEIEIYAAEAMMKDVTARADRGENILVKAAAFKVFASEMCGRVVDRVVQIYGGAGYLAEYDAERFFRDARIYRIYEGTTQILQLQIAKHMLREWAANA; encoded by the coding sequence ATGAACGCCCCCGCAAACCTCGCCGCCCCCGCCAATCCCGGCATGGACGAGGAGACCTTCGAACAGTTCGCCGAGCAGCTCGCACGCTATGTCCGCGAACGCCTGATCCCGGCCGAGCCGCAGGTGATTGCCGAGGACCGCATCCCCGACGCGATCCTCAACGAGATGCGCGAGATGGGCCTGTTCGGCCTCTCGGTGCCCGAGGAATACGGCGGCGCGGGGCTCAACATGACGCAGTACGCCCGCGTCGTGAACATCATGGCCTATGCCGCGCCCGCGTACCGCTCGATCTTCTCGATCAATGTCGGGATGTTCGCGAGCGCGCTGAAGAACGGCGCGACCGAGGCCCAGAAGGCCGAGTGGTATCCGCAGATCGCGGCCGGCAAGATCGCCTGCTTCGGCCTCACCGAGCCGGGCTCGGGAAGCGATTCCGCCGCGATGGCGACCACCGCCACCCCCGATCCCGACGGCAACGGCTGGATCCTCAACGGCACCAAGCGCTACATCACCAACGCCCCCCACGCCGACGTCGCGCTGATCATGGCGCGCACCAGCAAGGAGGCGCTGCCCAAGAACGCCCATGTCAGCGCGTTCCTGGTGCCGATGAACACCCCCGGCGTCTCGACCGGCTCGCCCGACAGGAAGATGGGCCAGTCGGGCTCGCATATCTCCGACATCATGCTCGACGATGTGCGGGTGCCCGGCGACGCGCTGCTCGGCGGGGAGACCGGCAAGGGCTTCGTCTTCGCGATGAAGAGCCTCGACAACGGGCGCATCAGCGTCGGCGCGGCGGCGACCGGCTACGCGCGCCGCGCGCTCGACTCGGCGCTGCGCTACGCCAACGAGCGCAAGGCCTTCGGCGAGCCGATCGCCAACTTCCAGCTGATCCAGCAGATGCTTGCCGACAGCGAGATCGAGATCTACGCTGCCGAAGCGATGATGAAGGACGTCACCGCGCGGGCCGACCGGGGCGAGAACATTCTCGTCAAGGCTGCGGCCTTCAAGGTGTTCGCCTCGGAGATGTGCGGTCGCGTGGTCGACCGCGTGGTGCAGATCTACGGCGGCGCGGGCTATCTCGCCGAATACGACGCCGAGCGCTTCTTCCGCGATGCGCGCATCTACCGCATCTACGAGGGCACGACGCAGATCCTCCAGCTCCAGATCGCCAAGCACATGCTGCGCGAGTGGGCGGCCAACGCCTGA
- a CDS encoding CoA transferase, with protein MYNLLDDLSIVEVSSFVASPTAGLYCAQLGAEVIRVDHKAGGLDYNRYMLTREGRSLSWENLNRAKKSVALDLQSPEGRELLVELASAVGQCITNLPEQSFLSHAAMAARRADMISLRVMGWHDGRQAMDFTVNAAVGYPLMCGPEDWDPATAPPVNQVLPAWDFITGAYGAFAMLAALRHRDRTGEGSEVRLPLGDVAIGTMANAGLMAEVLYRGGDRERLGNAIWGAFGRDFRSKDGVRFMVAALTPKQWSGLVKAFGVEQGIAALEAEHGVRFADGDTPRFYHRHALFDLFQKAADGMDYATLEARMTAEACTFERYRTAYEAANDPVLVADNPLFGPAPANPSGFEYPATRSFANLPGREVGDPAPAPYLGEHSEEVLAEKLGLSSGAIGKLVDAGTVALSDK; from the coding sequence ATGTACAACCTCCTCGATGACCTCTCCATCGTCGAAGTCTCGAGCTTCGTCGCCTCGCCTACCGCAGGGCTTTACTGCGCGCAGCTGGGGGCGGAGGTTATCCGCGTCGACCACAAGGCGGGCGGGCTCGATTACAACCGCTACATGCTGACCCGCGAGGGGCGCAGCCTCTCGTGGGAGAACCTCAACCGCGCCAAGAAGTCGGTCGCGCTCGATCTGCAATCCCCCGAGGGGCGCGAGCTTCTGGTGGAACTGGCGAGCGCCGTCGGCCAGTGCATCACCAATCTGCCGGAGCAGAGCTTTCTCAGCCATGCCGCGATGGCGGCCCGCCGCGCGGACATGATCTCGCTCAGGGTCATGGGCTGGCACGACGGGCGGCAGGCGATGGACTTCACGGTGAACGCCGCCGTCGGCTACCCCCTGATGTGCGGGCCGGAGGACTGGGACCCGGCGACCGCCCCGCCCGTCAACCAGGTGCTCCCGGCGTGGGACTTCATCACCGGGGCCTATGGCGCCTTCGCCATGCTCGCCGCGCTGCGCCACCGCGACCGGACAGGCGAGGGCAGCGAGGTGCGCCTGCCGCTTGGCGACGTCGCGATCGGGACGATGGCGAATGCGGGGCTGATGGCCGAGGTGCTCTACCGCGGCGGGGACCGCGAGCGGCTCGGCAATGCCATCTGGGGTGCGTTCGGGCGCGATTTCCGCAGCAAGGACGGCGTGCGCTTCATGGTCGCCGCGCTCACGCCCAAGCAGTGGAGCGGCCTGGTCAAGGCCTTCGGGGTCGAGCAGGGCATCGCCGCGCTCGAGGCCGAACACGGCGTGCGCTTCGCCGACGGCGATACCCCGCGCTTCTACCATCGCCACGCGCTCTTCGACCTGTTCCAGAAGGCGGCAGACGGCATGGATTATGCGACCCTCGAAGCGCGCATGACCGCCGAGGCCTGCACCTTCGAACGCTACCGCACCGCCTACGAGGCCGCGAACGACCCTGTGCTGGTGGCGGACAACCCGCTGTTCGGCCCCGCGCCCGCCAATCCGAGCGGGTTCGAATACCCCGCCACCCGCAGCTTCGCCAATCTCCCGGGCCGCGAGGTGGGCGACCCCGCTCCTGCGCCTTACCTTGGCGAGCACTCGGAGGAGGTGCTGGCGGAGAAGCTGGGGCTGTCGTCCGGCGCGATCGGCAAGCTGGTCGATGCAGGCACGGTGGCCCTGAGCGACAAGTGA
- a CDS encoding acetyl-CoA C-acetyltransferase, producing MTRRAAICTPLRTPVGKFLGGLSSMNAGQLGAVILKALMERSGIDPERVDDVVFSQGYGNGEAPAIGHWSWLAAGLPIEVPGFQLDRRCGSGVQAVATAAMMVETGMADVVVAGGVESMSNVEHYTLAARGGVRMGDMVLHDRLSRGRVMSQPVERFGVITGMIETAENLAKDYGITREEADAFAVRSHQNAARAWAEGKFAEQLVPVAIPQRKGDPVIFDHDEGYRTDASMETLGKLAPIDLKRDSQAIVTAGNASQQNDAAAACLVVAEDKLEELGLTPMLWFGGWAAAGCDPSRMGIGPVPAVERLFARRGYSWDDIGLVELNEAFAPQVLAVLKGWGWSDDDSRREILNVNGSGISLGHPIGATGGRILADMAHEMHRRGVRYGLETMCIGGGQGIAAVFERAA from the coding sequence ATGACCAGACGCGCCGCCATCTGCACCCCCCTGCGCACCCCGGTGGGCAAGTTCCTCGGCGGGCTTTCCAGCATGAACGCCGGACAGCTCGGCGCGGTGATCCTCAAGGCGCTGATGGAGCGTTCCGGTATCGACCCCGAGCGCGTAGACGATGTCGTGTTCTCCCAAGGCTACGGCAATGGCGAGGCGCCCGCCATCGGCCACTGGTCGTGGCTCGCGGCGGGCCTGCCCATCGAGGTGCCAGGCTTCCAGCTCGACCGGCGCTGCGGCTCCGGCGTGCAGGCGGTCGCCACGGCGGCGATGATGGTCGAGACCGGCATGGCCGATGTCGTCGTCGCGGGCGGCGTCGAATCCATGTCGAACGTCGAGCACTACACCCTCGCCGCGCGCGGGGGCGTCCGGATGGGCGACATGGTGCTGCATGACCGCCTCTCGCGGGGCCGGGTGATGAGCCAGCCGGTCGAGCGCTTCGGCGTCATCACGGGGATGATCGAGACCGCCGAGAACCTTGCGAAGGATTACGGCATCACCCGCGAGGAGGCCGATGCCTTCGCGGTCCGCTCGCACCAGAACGCAGCGCGCGCATGGGCCGAAGGCAAGTTCGCCGAACAGCTCGTGCCGGTCGCCATCCCGCAGCGCAAAGGCGATCCGGTGATCTTCGACCACGACGAAGGCTACCGCACCGACGCTTCGATGGAGACGCTGGGCAAGCTCGCGCCGATCGACCTGAAGCGCGATTCGCAGGCCATCGTCACCGCCGGCAATGCCAGCCAGCAGAATGACGCCGCCGCCGCGTGTCTCGTGGTGGCGGAGGACAAGCTCGAGGAACTGGGCCTCACCCCGATGCTGTGGTTCGGCGGCTGGGCGGCGGCGGGCTGCGATCCGTCGCGCATGGGGATCGGGCCGGTGCCTGCCGTGGAGCGCCTGTTCGCGCGTCGGGGCTACAGCTGGGACGATATCGGCCTCGTCGAATTGAACGAGGCCTTCGCCCCGCAGGTGCTCGCCGTGCTCAAGGGCTGGGGCTGGTCGGATGACGACAGCCGCCGCGAGATCCTCAACGTCAACGGGTCGGGCATCAGCCTTGGCCACCCCATCGGCGCGACCGGGGGCAGGATCCTCGCCGACATGGCGCACGAGATGCACCGGCGCGGGGTGCGCTATGGCCTCGAGACCATGTGCATCGGCGGCGGGCAGGGCATCGCCGCGGTGTTCGAGCGCGCCGCATGA
- a CDS encoding FAS1-like dehydratase domain-containing protein gives MSYEAWIGREARVKDRLGEGLAARWLATFDLPRPHPAIMPQGIHFALCTPEAPTATLGEDGHPARDESPVSFLPPFPMPRRMWASSKIAFHAPIAIGAAIERVSRVAAISEKEGGSGRLAFVDVEHTTKANGTIAVIETQTLVYRDAAPPDAPLSPPPPGEGRFDPAGWDAHRTLTPDARLLFRYSALTFNTHRIHYDAPYAVETERYRGLVVHGPLTASLLLQLAAQALGENRLRSFSFRGLSPAIAGEPLHLVMRKGEAGYDLAAFAGDGRQVTQASATI, from the coding sequence ATGAGCTACGAGGCGTGGATCGGGCGCGAGGCGCGCGTCAAGGACCGGCTGGGTGAAGGGCTGGCCGCGCGCTGGCTCGCCACCTTCGACCTGCCGCGCCCCCACCCCGCGATCATGCCGCAGGGCATCCATTTCGCGCTCTGCACCCCCGAGGCTCCCACCGCGACGCTGGGCGAGGACGGGCATCCCGCGCGCGACGAATCGCCCGTCAGCTTCCTCCCCCCCTTCCCGATGCCGCGGCGGATGTGGGCGTCCAGCAAGATCGCCTTCCACGCGCCCATCGCCATCGGCGCCGCGATCGAGCGCGTGAGCCGCGTCGCCGCGATCAGCGAGAAGGAGGGCGGCTCGGGCCGCCTTGCCTTCGTCGATGTCGAGCACACCACGAAGGCGAACGGCACCATCGCCGTGATCGAGACCCAGACGCTGGTTTACCGCGATGCCGCCCCGCCCGACGCGCCGCTCAGTCCGCCGCCGCCGGGCGAGGGGCGGTTCGACCCCGCAGGCTGGGACGCCCACCGCACCCTCACGCCCGATGCGCGGCTGCTGTTCCGCTATTCGGCGCTGACCTTCAACACCCACCGCATCCACTACGATGCGCCCTATGCCGTCGAGACCGAACGCTATCGCGGCCTTGTCGTCCACGGGCCGCTCACCGCAAGCCTGCTGCTGCAACTGGCGGCGCAGGCGCTGGGCGAGAACCGCCTGCGCAGCTTCAGCTTCCGCGGCCTCTCCCCTGCCATCGCGGGCGAGCCGCTGCATCTGGTGATGCGCAAGGGCGAGGCGGGATACGATCTGGCGGCCTTCGCAGGCGACGGCCGGCAGGTGACGCAGGCGAGTGCCACGATCTAG
- the ppk2 gene encoding polyphosphate kinase 2 encodes MAMKRKDYEAALEPLTLELVSMARWVKATGARVVVLFEGRDTAGKGGAITAVRGQLNPRQCRTVALTKPTEAEMGQWYFQRYVAHLPTAGEIVLFDRSWYNRAGVEKVMGYASPEQVDAFLKAAPAFEKLLVDDGILLFKYWLAADQEKQEERLRERLEDPLKRWKLSPIDLAARERYDDYTKAREAMLKATHTPHAPWTIVDFNDQRRGRLTLVRDLLSRIPDTHEEPEAIDFPDLGRKPAKEKYKVLKPIADWEG; translated from the coding sequence ATGGCGATGAAGCGCAAGGATTACGAGGCGGCGCTCGAACCGCTCACGCTCGAGCTGGTCAGCATGGCGCGCTGGGTCAAGGCGACCGGCGCGCGGGTGGTGGTGCTGTTCGAGGGCCGCGACACCGCGGGCAAGGGCGGCGCGATCACGGCGGTGCGCGGGCAGCTCAACCCGCGCCAGTGCCGCACCGTGGCCCTGACCAAGCCGACCGAGGCGGAGATGGGGCAATGGTATTTCCAGCGCTATGTCGCCCACCTTCCGACCGCGGGAGAGATCGTGCTGTTCGACCGCTCGTGGTACAACCGCGCCGGGGTCGAGAAGGTCATGGGCTATGCCTCGCCCGAGCAGGTCGACGCGTTCCTCAAGGCCGCGCCCGCCTTCGAGAAGCTGCTGGTCGATGACGGCATCCTGCTGTTCAAATACTGGCTCGCCGCCGATCAGGAAAAGCAGGAAGAGCGCCTGCGCGAGCGGCTGGAGGATCCGCTGAAGCGCTGGAAGCTGTCCCCCATCGATCTCGCCGCGCGGGAGAGATACGACGATTACACCAAGGCGCGCGAGGCGATGCTGAAGGCCACCCACACGCCCCATGCGCCGTGGACCATCGTCGATTTCAACGACCAGCGGCGCGGGCGGCTGACGCTGGTGCGTGATCTGCTCTCACGCATCCCCGATACTCACGAGGAGCCCGAGGCGATCGACTTTCCCGACCTGGGCCGCAAGCCTGCCAAGGAGAAATACAAGGTGCTGAAGCCGATCGCGGACTGGGAGGGCTGA
- the phhA gene encoding phenylalanine 4-monooxygenase → MAADVFTAPLARPAHVGEDWLEPAQTAYTPEDHAVWDDLFARQMEVLPGRACSAFMAGLEKLDLGRGGIPEFGQLSEELGALTGWSVVPVPMLIPDHVFFWHLANRRFPAGNFIRTRETFDYIEEPDVFHDVFGHVPMLTDPVYADYMQEYGRAGWKAMRYNRLKALGALYWYTVEFGLIEEQGQVRAYGAGILSGPTEARFAVEAESPNRIMLNVDRVMRTDYVISDLQPTYFVIESFQDLYRQTVERDFDRLYRSLPAGFTYANSAVIDVDNVLHRGTQEYHLRGGRGSGATPV, encoded by the coding sequence ATGGCGGCGGATGTCTTCACCGCCCCGCTCGCACGCCCCGCGCACGTGGGCGAGGACTGGCTGGAGCCCGCGCAGACCGCCTACACGCCCGAGGATCACGCCGTCTGGGACGATCTCTTTGCCCGCCAGATGGAGGTGCTCCCCGGCCGGGCGTGCAGCGCCTTCATGGCGGGACTCGAGAAGCTCGATCTGGGCAGGGGCGGCATTCCCGAATTCGGACAGCTCTCCGAGGAACTTGGCGCGCTCACGGGGTGGAGCGTCGTGCCGGTGCCGATGCTGATCCCCGATCACGTGTTCTTCTGGCACCTCGCCAACCGGCGATTTCCGGCGGGGAACTTCATCCGGACCCGAGAGACCTTCGACTACATCGAGGAGCCCGACGTCTTCCATGATGTCTTCGGCCATGTGCCGATGCTCACCGATCCCGTCTATGCCGACTACATGCAGGAATATGGCCGCGCCGGGTGGAAGGCGATGCGCTACAACCGGCTCAAGGCGCTGGGCGCGCTCTACTGGTACACGGTCGAGTTCGGCCTGATCGAGGAGCAGGGGCAGGTGCGGGCCTATGGGGCGGGAATCCTGTCAGGCCCGACCGAGGCGAGGTTCGCGGTGGAGGCCGAGAGCCCCAACCGCATCATGCTCAACGTCGACCGGGTGATGCGGACCGACTACGTCATCAGCGATCTGCAACCGACCTATTTCGTGATCGAGAGCTTTCAGGACCTCTACCGCCAGACGGTGGAGCGCGATTTCGACCGGCTCTATCGCAGCCTTCCGGCCGGGTTCACCTATGCGAACAGCGCGGTGATCGATGTCGACAACGTGCTGCACCGGGGCACCCAGGAATACCACCTGCGCGGTGGGCGGGGGAGCGGGGCAACCCCGGTCTAG
- a CDS encoding GlsB/YeaQ/YmgE family stress response membrane protein translates to MALLVLIVLGATLGWLASILARTEAPGDILRQVVLGTLVAVVAGEIANDGTIIGSLSFLSLGVALAATGVALVLYHAVFRRKARA, encoded by the coding sequence ATGGCGTTGCTGGTGCTGATCGTGTTGGGGGCAACTCTGGGCTGGCTGGCCTCGATCCTCGCGCGGACCGAGGCGCCGGGCGACATCCTGCGGCAAGTGGTGCTGGGCACGCTGGTCGCGGTGGTCGCCGGCGAGATCGCCAACGACGGCACGATCATCGGCAGCCTGTCCTTCCTCAGCCTCGGCGTTGCGCTGGCCGCCACTGGGGTGGCGCTGGTGCTCTACCACGCCGTGTTCCGCCGCAAGGCGCGCGCGTAG
- a CDS encoding undecaprenyl-diphosphate phosphatase, whose protein sequence is MTDTMAAILLGILEGLTEFLPVSSTGHLILATELLGFDQREWEVFNIAIQPAAILAIVVLYWRTFWDVAKGLFGLEKGALAFVRNLLVAFFPAVLLGLAFGDIIEGFLGNAVLVCWTLIIGGVAILAIERWANPPATGPGVAGVPLRTAILIGVVQCLAMIPGVSRSGATILGAMAFGVDRKTAAEFSFFLAVPTLSGATVYQLAKYGSDLTARDLELIGIGSLAGFVVALVVVKLFIAIVTKIGFAPFAWYRIVVGAGGLVWLTLV, encoded by the coding sequence ATGACCGACACCATGGCCGCCATCCTGCTCGGCATCCTCGAAGGGCTGACCGAATTCCTCCCCGTGTCCTCGACCGGGCACCTGATCCTCGCCACCGAACTGCTGGGCTTCGACCAGCGCGAATGGGAGGTGTTCAACATCGCGATCCAGCCCGCCGCGATCCTTGCCATCGTGGTGCTCTACTGGCGCACCTTCTGGGACGTGGCCAAGGGGCTGTTCGGCCTGGAGAAGGGCGCGCTGGCCTTCGTGCGCAACCTGCTCGTCGCCTTCTTCCCGGCGGTGCTGCTGGGCCTCGCCTTCGGCGACATCATCGAGGGCTTCCTCGGCAATGCCGTGCTGGTGTGCTGGACGCTGATCATCGGCGGGGTGGCGATCCTCGCCATCGAGCGCTGGGCCAATCCGCCCGCGACCGGCCCCGGCGTGGCGGGCGTCCCCTTGCGCACGGCGATCCTGATCGGCGTGGTCCAGTGCCTCGCCATGATCCCGGGCGTCAGCCGTTCTGGCGCAACGATCCTCGGGGCGATGGCCTTCGGGGTGGACCGCAAGACGGCGGCCGAATTCAGCTTCTTCCTCGCCGTGCCGACCCTGTCGGGCGCGACCGTCTACCAGCTGGCGAAATACGGATCGGACCTCACCGCGCGCGATCTGGAGCTGATCGGGATCGGCTCGCTCGCGGGCTTCGTGGTCGCGCTGGTGGTGGTCAAACTGTTCATCGCGATCGTCACGAAGATCGGCTTTGCGCCCTTCGCCTGGTACCGGATCGTCGTCGGCGCTGGGGGCCTCGTCTGGCTTACCCTGGTCTGA